One window of the Candidatus Methylomirabilota bacterium genome contains the following:
- a CDS encoding 2Fe-2S iron-sulfur cluster-binding protein, translated as MRQTIRVRVNGRAYEEAVAPRLLLLQFLRENLGLTGTHVGCVVGECGACSVILDGSLVKSCLIFAVQADGREVLTIEGLAQNGSLHPVQEAFVSQYGLQCGYCT; from the coding sequence GTGAGACAGACCATCCGGGTACGGGTCAACGGGCGGGCCTATGAAGAAGCCGTGGCTCCCCGGCTGCTGCTCCTCCAGTTCCTCCGCGAGAACCTCGGACTGACCGGGACTCACGTCGGCTGCGTCGTCGGCGAATGCGGTGCCTGCTCCGTCATCCTGGATGGATCTCTGGTGAAATCGTGCCTGATCTTCGCGGTGCAGGCGGATGGCCGTGAGGTCCTGACGATCGAGGGATTGGCGCAGAACGGTTCTCTCCATCCTGTTCAAGAGGCGTTCGTCTCGCAGTACGGCCTTCAGTGCGGCTACTGCACG
- a CDS encoding FtsX-like permease family protein, with protein sequence MTPAFPVRMAWRQTRGAWRHFVLFLACIALGVAALVSVGTFAASLDRGLAREAKALTGGDLELRSARPLDVQAREALDRLRAAGARTAAVRELAAMARNPTRGTTLLVELKAVDAAYPLYGRVAVVPGRPLGELLGGGPTALVERSLLERLGLAVGDPLLLGTARFTIAGVIEREPDRGSSFVTLGPRVMIDAGALESTGLVGYGSRVRYRTLVRLPESGPPRAAPEALKRAIDDPSVRVTAFDDAQPGLRRFFSQLATYLGLVGLASLLVGGIGVASSVAMFVRRELATVAVLKCLGAESRAVLAAYVLQVLALGVLGSLAGAALGLLMQPALARALQPFAPFTVEPAWDGWTVGRGLLMGTLTAFLCTLWPLLAVRAVPPSLILRRDVEAAAWRAPRPWRATLPVVTGLAALAFWQAGSLKLGAIFVGAAFAALTVLTGLSRGLVLLVRSLPPVGSPACRQGLAGLRRPGGHAVRVVVALGTGVMLLVALALLEANLGRQIAFEQKREAPSFFFVDVQPDQREPFGRVVAAASNGVASTLTPVVRGRLAAINGAAVTRELIEARKAAAPDTAWYFTREYVLTFAAESPPGSAITRGRWWTAADADRRPRVSLEEEAAKHLGVSVGGTLAFDVQGVTVEAEVMSLRRVDWQSFTTNFFAILSPGALDGAPVTYVATARVPASAEAEVQDHVVAAFPNVTVIPVRAVLERVATVLAQIGFAVRLIALFSIAAGVAVMVSTLAATRYQRLYETAILKSLGATRGAVARAFAVEYACLGAAAGLGGTLLAAALAWVVVRFVLDVPWTLAPGTLAWGVVAATAVALTVGLLATFRLLGRAPLAVLRQE encoded by the coding sequence GTGACTCCGGCGTTCCCGGTGCGGATGGCCTGGCGCCAGACGCGGGGTGCCTGGCGTCATTTCGTCTTGTTCTTGGCCTGCATTGCGCTGGGGGTGGCCGCCCTCGTGTCGGTCGGTACCTTCGCCGCCAGCCTCGACCGCGGCCTGGCGCGCGAGGCCAAGGCGCTCACCGGCGGCGACCTCGAGCTCCGCTCGGCCCGTCCGCTCGACGTCCAGGCGCGAGAAGCGCTCGACCGCCTGCGCGCGGCGGGCGCCCGGACCGCGGCCGTGCGCGAGCTCGCGGCGATGGCGAGGAACCCCACCCGCGGCACGACTCTGCTGGTCGAGCTCAAGGCCGTGGACGCCGCCTACCCGCTGTACGGGCGCGTCGCGGTCGTGCCCGGCCGGCCACTGGGGGAGCTCCTCGGCGGCGGGCCGACGGCGCTCGTCGAAAGGTCACTCCTGGAGAGGCTCGGCCTGGCCGTCGGCGATCCGCTTCTGCTGGGGACGGCGCGCTTCACGATCGCGGGCGTGATCGAGCGGGAGCCCGACCGCGGGTCGAGCTTCGTGACGCTCGGTCCGCGCGTGATGATCGACGCCGGAGCACTCGAGTCCACCGGTCTCGTCGGGTACGGCAGCCGCGTCCGCTACCGGACGCTCGTGCGCCTTCCGGAGAGCGGACCGCCGCGCGCGGCGCCGGAAGCGCTGAAGCGCGCGATCGACGACCCATCGGTGCGCGTGACAGCGTTCGACGACGCCCAACCCGGTCTCCGCCGCTTCTTTTCCCAGCTCGCCACCTACCTGGGGCTGGTCGGGCTGGCCAGCCTCCTGGTCGGCGGCATCGGCGTCGCGTCGTCCGTCGCGATGTTCGTCCGGCGGGAGCTCGCGACAGTCGCCGTCCTCAAGTGCCTGGGCGCCGAGTCGCGGGCGGTGCTGGCCGCCTACGTCCTCCAGGTGCTGGCGCTCGGCGTGCTCGGTAGCCTCGCCGGCGCAGCGCTCGGCCTCCTGATGCAGCCGGCCCTCGCCCGGGCGCTCCAGCCGTTCGCGCCCTTCACCGTCGAGCCCGCCTGGGATGGGTGGACAGTCGGGCGCGGCCTCCTGATGGGAACGTTGACGGCGTTCCTGTGCACCCTCTGGCCGCTGCTGGCCGTCAGGGCCGTGCCGCCTTCGCTCATCCTCCGGCGGGACGTGGAAGCGGCGGCCTGGCGCGCGCCGCGGCCGTGGAGGGCGACGCTGCCAGTCGTCACCGGGCTCGCCGCGCTCGCGTTCTGGCAGGCGGGGTCGCTCAAGCTCGGTGCGATCTTTGTCGGGGCGGCCTTCGCCGCCCTCACGGTGCTGACGGGGCTCTCGCGGGGCCTCGTCCTCCTCGTGCGCTCCCTGCCGCCGGTCGGCTCCCCGGCCTGCCGGCAGGGGCTGGCCGGCCTGCGCCGACCGGGCGGGCATGCCGTGCGGGTGGTGGTCGCGCTCGGCACCGGCGTCATGCTCCTCGTCGCCCTTGCGCTCCTCGAAGCGAACCTCGGCCGCCAGATCGCGTTCGAGCAGAAGCGAGAGGCGCCATCGTTCTTCTTCGTCGACGTGCAGCCCGATCAGCGGGAGCCGTTCGGTCGTGTGGTCGCCGCCGCTAGCAACGGCGTGGCGTCGACCCTGACGCCGGTCGTCCGCGGGCGGCTGGCGGCCATCAACGGCGCGGCCGTCACCCGGGAGCTGATCGAGGCCAGGAAGGCCGCGGCGCCCGACACGGCCTGGTACTTCACGCGCGAGTACGTGCTGACCTTCGCCGCCGAGTCGCCGCCCGGAAGCGCGATCACGCGGGGACGCTGGTGGACAGCCGCCGACGCCGACCGGCGGCCGCGGGTGTCGCTGGAGGAGGAAGCGGCGAAACACCTGGGCGTCTCCGTGGGCGGCACGCTCGCCTTCGACGTGCAAGGTGTGACCGTCGAGGCGGAGGTGATGAGCCTCCGGAGGGTGGACTGGCAGAGCTTCACGACGAACTTCTTCGCGATCCTCTCGCCCGGCGCGCTCGATGGCGCGCCGGTGACGTACGTGGCGACGGCGCGCGTGCCGGCGTCCGCCGAGGCCGAGGTTCAAGACCACGTGGTGGCTGCGTTCCCGAACGTCACCGTCATCCCGGTGCGGGCGGTGCTCGAGCGCGTGGCGACCGTGCTCGCGCAGATCGGCTTCGCGGTGCGCCTGATCGCGCTCTTCAGCATCGCGGCGGGGGTGGCGGTGATGGTGTCGACGCTGGCCGCCACCCGCTACCAGCGGCTGTACGAGACGGCGATCTTGAAATCTCTCGGCGCCACGCGCGGCGCTGTCGCGCGCGCGTTCGCCGTCGAATACGCGTGCCTCGGCGCCGCCGCGGGCCTGGGCGGCACGCTGCTCGCCGCCGCGCTCGCGTGGGTGGTCGTTCGATTCGTGCTCGATGTGCCGTGGACGCTCGCGCCCGGCACGCTGGCGTGGGGTGTCGTCGCCGCCACGGCAGTGGCGCTCACCGTGGGCTTGCTGGCGACCTTCCGTCTCCTCGGCCGGGCGCCGCTGGCGGTGCTCCGCCAGGAGTGA
- a CDS encoding ABC transporter ATP-binding protein — protein sequence MIQVRDLVMQLPSGGQRLTILDGIALDVQAGEVCAITGPSGSGKSTLLGLLAGLDRPTAGSIMVAGVELTRLGEDDLARFRRQTLGYVFQSFHLIPTLTAAENVAVPLEIAGVADAPARALELLDEVGLASRAHHYPVQLSGGEQQRAALARAVALRPKLLLADEPTGNLDSATGAQIIERLLALNRQRGSTLVFVTHDEALARHAGRIVKLRDGRVVNGQP from the coding sequence ATGATTCAGGTCCGCGACCTCGTGATGCAACTCCCGAGCGGGGGACAGCGGCTCACGATTCTCGACGGGATCGCGCTCGACGTGCAGGCGGGCGAGGTCTGCGCGATCACCGGCCCGTCGGGCAGCGGGAAGTCGACCCTCCTGGGCCTCCTGGCCGGACTCGATCGTCCGACCGCGGGCTCGATCATGGTCGCGGGAGTCGAGCTGACGCGGCTCGGCGAGGACGACCTGGCCCGCTTCCGGCGGCAGACGCTGGGCTACGTGTTCCAGTCGTTCCATTTGATCCCGACGCTCACCGCGGCGGAGAATGTGGCGGTGCCGCTGGAGATCGCGGGCGTCGCGGACGCGCCCGCCCGAGCCCTCGAGCTCCTCGACGAAGTCGGGCTGGCCAGCCGAGCGCACCACTACCCGGTCCAGCTCTCGGGCGGCGAGCAGCAGCGCGCCGCGCTGGCCCGCGCCGTCGCGCTCCGCCCGAAGCTTCTCCTGGCGGACGAGCCGACCGGAAACCTGGACTCCGCGACCGGGGCCCAGATCATCGAGCGGCTCCTGGCGCTGAACCGCCAGCGCGGCTCCACGCTCGTCTTCGTGACCCACGACGAGGCGCTGGCACGCCATGCCGGGCGGATCGTCAAGCTTCGCGACGGCCGGGTCGTGAACGGACAGCCGTGA
- a CDS encoding arylesterase, producing MTGLLTAALLVAALGVTPRALAEGAPVIAVLGDSLTAGLGVTAAEAFPARLEARLRREGYDYRVVNAGVSGDTSAGGLRRVDWVLRAEPEIVIVALGANDGLRGQSPAAMRDNLEAIVARLTASGARVLLAGMRMPPNYGPQYTREFAATFPAVARRTRVALMPFLLEDVAADARLLQPDGLHPNAAGHQIIADRLWPYLRPLLRKSR from the coding sequence GTGACTGGCCTGCTCACCGCCGCGCTCCTGGTGGCCGCGCTGGGCGTCACGCCGCGCGCCCTGGCCGAGGGCGCCCCGGTGATCGCCGTGCTCGGCGACAGTCTCACCGCTGGACTGGGCGTGACGGCTGCCGAGGCGTTTCCCGCGCGTCTGGAGGCGCGGCTCCGCCGTGAGGGCTACGACTACCGCGTGGTCAATGCCGGCGTCAGCGGCGACACCAGCGCGGGCGGGCTCCGGCGCGTGGACTGGGTGCTGCGGGCCGAGCCGGAGATCGTCATCGTGGCGCTCGGCGCCAACGACGGCTTGCGTGGGCAGAGCCCGGCCGCGATGCGCGACAACCTCGAGGCCATCGTCGCGCGCCTCACCGCCTCCGGCGCGCGCGTTCTGCTGGCAGGGATGCGGATGCCGCCCAACTACGGGCCCCAATACACGCGGGAGTTCGCGGCGACCTTCCCGGCGGTCGCACGGCGCACCCGCGTGGCTCTGATGCCCTTCCTCCTCGAGGACGTCGCCGCCGACGCCCGCCTCCTCCAGCCCGACGGACTCCACCCGAATGCGGCGGGACACCAGATCATCGCCGACCGGCTCTGGCCCTACCTCCGGCCGCTCTTGCGGAAGTCGCGCTGA
- a CDS encoding isochorismatase family protein gives MAETRRHAWEDLIDDDIRRIYANYGVRMGLRERPVLLCVDNYNAVFGDRPQPVLEAIDRFPSSCGEAAWAAIEPTRRLMAAAREVGIPVVHTTRDDSSGTAVSSLRSTKRTRYGADPAWGHAFFPQLAPEPGELVIRKTRASAFYGTPLEAHLVQRGVDTLIVCGNSTSGCVRATVLEGYMRGYAVAVVEECVFDRHLLSHKVNLFDMNAKYGDVMFLDEVLDYVLPPSGGAQRDFRKSGRR, from the coding sequence ATGGCGGAGACACGCCGGCACGCATGGGAAGACCTGATCGACGACGACATTCGCCGGATCTACGCGAACTACGGCGTGCGGATGGGACTACGGGAGCGCCCCGTCCTGCTGTGCGTGGACAACTACAACGCCGTCTTCGGCGACCGGCCCCAGCCGGTCCTCGAGGCGATTGACCGCTTTCCCAGCAGCTGCGGCGAGGCGGCCTGGGCGGCGATCGAGCCGACCCGGCGGCTGATGGCGGCGGCCCGCGAGGTCGGCATTCCCGTCGTCCACACGACCCGCGATGACTCCAGTGGGACGGCGGTCAGCTCGTTGCGATCGACGAAGCGCACGCGCTACGGGGCCGATCCCGCCTGGGGCCATGCGTTTTTCCCGCAGCTCGCGCCCGAACCGGGCGAGCTGGTGATCCGCAAGACCCGCGCCAGCGCCTTCTACGGCACCCCGCTCGAAGCCCACCTCGTCCAGAGGGGGGTGGACACCCTGATCGTCTGTGGCAACTCGACGAGCGGCTGCGTCCGGGCGACGGTGCTCGAAGGGTACATGCGCGGGTACGCCGTCGCCGTGGTCGAGGAGTGCGTCTTCGATCGTCACCTGCTCAGCCACAAGGTGAACCTCTTCGACATGAACGCCAAGTACGGCGATGTGATGTTCCTCGACGAGGTCCTCGACTACGTACTTCCACCGAGCGGCGGGGCTCAGCGCGACTTCCGCAAGAGCGGCCGGAGGTAG